A portion of the Burkholderiales bacterium genome contains these proteins:
- a CDS encoding NAD(P)H-dependent FMN reductase encodes MTDPTLRILGISGSLRARSYNTAALNAAAELLPAGARMEFAEIGDLPLYNEDVKEKGFPPPAARLREQIRAADALLIVTPEYNYSVPGVLKNAIDWASRPPEQPFNEKPIAIMGASPGMLGSARAQYHLRQCFIYLNAHILNRPEVMISQAPSRFDENGALKDESTRELIRQLLAALVDWTRRLRR; translated from the coding sequence ATGACCGATCCGACCCTTCGCATACTCGGCATCTCCGGCAGCCTCCGGGCCCGATCCTACAACACGGCGGCGCTCAATGCAGCGGCGGAGCTTCTGCCCGCCGGCGCCCGCATGGAATTCGCCGAGATCGGAGACCTGCCCCTCTACAACGAAGATGTGAAGGAAAAAGGTTTCCCACCACCGGCGGCGCGGCTGCGGGAGCAGATCCGGGCGGCGGACGCGCTGCTCATCGTCACCCCCGAGTACAACTATTCGGTGCCGGGCGTGCTCAAGAACGCCATCGACTGGGCCTCCCGTCCGCCGGAGCAGCCGTTCAACGAAAAGCCCATCGCCATCATGGGAGCGAGCCCCGGCATGCTGGGCAGCGCCCGGGCCCAGTACCACCTGCGGCAATGCTTCATTTATCTCAACGCCCACATCCTCAACAGGCCGGAGGTGATGATCTCCCAGGCGCCGAGCCGCTTCGACGAGAACGGCGCGCTCAAAGACGAATCGACCCGGGAACTCATCCGACAGCTCCTGGCGGCGCTGGTGGATTGGACGCGCCGGCTGCGCCGATGA
- the cobB gene encoding NAD-dependent protein deacetylase, producing the protein MTQTQALARFVRAHPRLLVLTGAGVSTASGIPDYRDVEGQWKRTPPLSHQEFLRSELARRRYWARSLIGWPRVAAARPNAAHRALARLESAGCVHTLLTQNVDGLHQRAGSRGVIELHGSLERVLCLDCGEVLPRAAVQRILEAQNPAFLSLPAGLAPDGDADVALADLDDFRVPECLRCGGLLKPDVVFFGAGVPPARVDAALQALASADALLVVGSSLMVYSGYRFCLAAREMGKPIAAINLGRTRADELLQLKIVAPCAVVLAELARALFQARAEL; encoded by the coding sequence ATGACGCAAACGCAGGCCCTCGCGCGCTTTGTCCGCGCCCATCCTCGGCTGCTGGTGCTGACCGGCGCGGGGGTAAGCACCGCCTCCGGCATTCCGGACTACCGGGACGTGGAAGGCCAATGGAAGCGCACGCCGCCCTTGAGCCACCAGGAATTCCTGCGCTCCGAGCTGGCCCGCCGACGCTACTGGGCGCGGAGCCTGATCGGCTGGCCCCGCGTCGCAGCCGCCCGACCCAACGCCGCCCACCGGGCCCTCGCCCGCCTGGAATCGGCCGGATGCGTGCACACCCTGCTCACCCAGAACGTGGACGGCCTGCACCAGCGGGCCGGCAGCCGAGGGGTCATCGAGCTGCACGGCAGCCTCGAGCGGGTTCTTTGCCTCGACTGCGGCGAGGTGCTCCCGCGAGCCGCTGTCCAGCGCATACTGGAGGCGCAGAACCCGGCGTTCTTGTCCCTACCGGCCGGGCTGGCTCCGGATGGCGACGCCGACGTGGCGCTTGCCGATTTGGACGATTTTCGCGTCCCCGAGTGCCTCCGCTGCGGCGGCCTGCTCAAGCCGGACGTGGTGTTTTTCGGCGCCGGCGTGCCCCCGGCGCGGGTGGACGCCGCCCTTCAGGCGCTGGCCTCCGCCGACGCGCTGCTGGTGGTGGGCTCTTCCCTCATGGTCTATTCGGGCTACCGGTTCTGTCTCGCCGCCCGGGAAATGGGAAAACCCATCGCCGCCATCAACCTGGGGCGCACCCGGGCCGACGAACTTCTACAACTGAAGATCGTGGCGCCGTGCGCGGTCGTTCTCGCGGAGCTGGCCCGGGCCTTGTTCCAAGCGCGGGCGGAGTTGTAG
- the vapC10 gene encoding ribonuclease VapC10, which produces MLLDTCIVIDVLRGREAALAFVNGLPEAPSLSAITATGLIAGVRNARERRQIERLLEVYKIHDIGLETASLAGDYVRQYGPSHGVDPIDALIAATAKSANLQLATLNLKHFPMFKGLKRPYRP; this is translated from the coding sequence ATGCTTCTGGACACCTGTATCGTAATCGACGTGTTGCGCGGGCGAGAGGCGGCGCTAGCGTTCGTGAACGGTTTGCCCGAAGCGCCATCGCTGTCGGCGATCACGGCAACGGGGCTCATCGCAGGTGTCCGCAATGCGCGGGAGCGCCGGCAGATAGAGCGGCTTCTGGAAGTATATAAAATCCATGACATCGGGCTGGAGACAGCAAGTCTCGCCGGCGACTATGTTCGCCAATACGGGCCAAGCCACGGCGTTGATCCGATCGATGCGCTCATTGCCGCGACGGCGAAGAGCGCTAATCTGCAACTAGCAACCCTCAATCTGAAGCATTTTCCCATGTTCAAGGGGTTGAAGCGCCCGTACCGGCCATAG
- a CDS encoding hypothetical protein (possible pseudo, frameshifted), whose product MPVDVRLARFRRYPRGAVKLHLVLDHDGCLLTYGIITEAAVHDVKVAWRIPFPAGTIVVDDRGYNDYRLFAYWTDSAVFFVTCMKDNAQYEVVEERPVPQNRNIFKDQSIRLTGVGAQDKCPHLLRRVEAVREDTGERLVFLTNHHGLGACTIAAIYKDRWQVELFFKALKQNLRFKTFVGTSANAVGIQIWTALIAMLLLRYLQLISRFGWSLFNLVALPRMNLFTHRDLRTWLNEPFAAPPNLQAQPQAALAFA is encoded by the coding sequence GTGCCTGTCGATGTTCGACTGGCGAGGTTCCGCCGCTACCCAAGGGGGGCGGTCAAGCTGCATCTGGTGCTCGACCACGACGGCTGTCTGCTCACCTACGGGATCATCACCGAGGCAGCCGTCCATGACGTCAAGGTCGCCTGGCGCATTCCCTTCCCGGCTGGCACCATCGTGGTCGATGACCGGGGCTACAACGACTATCGCCTCTTCGCCTACTGGACGGATTCGGCAGTCTTTTTCGTCACCTGCATGAAAGACAACGCCCAGTACGAGGTGGTCGAGGAACGACCCGTCCCGCAGAATCGCAACATCTTCAAGGATCAGAGCATCCGGCTCACCGGCGTGGGCGCCCAGGACAAGTGCCCCCACCTGCTGCGCCGGGTGGAAGCCGTGCGCGAGGACACCGGCGAGCGGCTCGTGTTCCTGACGAACCATCACGGCCTGGGCGCTTGCACCATCGCCGCCATCTACAAGGATCGCTGGCAGGTGGAACTCTTTTTCAAGGCGCTCAAGCAAAACCTGAGATTCAAGACCTTCGTCGGCACTTCGGCCAACGCGGTGGGAATCCAGATCTGGACGGCGCTGATTGCCATGTTGCTGCTGCGCTACCTCCAGCTGATCTCCCGCTTCGGCTGGAGTCTGTTCAATCTGGTGGCGCTGCCGCGCATGAATCTCTTCACCCATCGCGACCTGCGCACCTGGTTGAACGAGCCCTTCGCCGCGCCGCCCAATCTTCAGGCGCAGCCACAAGCGGCGCTCGCCTTCGCCTGA